The Janthinobacterium lividum genome has a window encoding:
- a CDS encoding Crp/Fnr family transcriptional regulator, whose amino-acid sequence MHKVNVDGLLSSQALFRHISPSQLEQLRQDVVRVEVEKGKVLFRKGEVAEGAYVVVFGLVKLSVFSMEGTDKVLELIRPGQSFGEAMIFLDEPYPFCAEALEHCLLLRIPPHALLRLLDQSPRIARQMMNSLSHHLMGFIRNVERCSVQNATQRVVEYLLQASDQQRSNEVKLDLKKSLLASFLNLAPATLSRVLHQLTDLHLIKVSGSLIQIQPDALKTYRHGSATAMLN is encoded by the coding sequence ATGCATAAGGTCAACGTCGATGGCTTGCTATCGAGCCAGGCTCTGTTCCGCCATATTTCCCCTTCGCAATTAGAACAATTGCGCCAGGATGTCGTGCGCGTCGAAGTGGAAAAAGGCAAAGTGCTGTTCCGCAAGGGCGAAGTGGCGGAAGGCGCCTACGTCGTGGTCTTCGGCCTCGTCAAGCTGAGCGTGTTTTCCATGGAAGGTACGGACAAGGTACTGGAACTGATCCGCCCGGGCCAGAGTTTCGGCGAAGCCATGATTTTCCTCGATGAACCGTACCCGTTCTGCGCCGAAGCGCTTGAGCACTGCCTGCTGCTGCGCATCCCGCCGCACGCGCTGCTGCGCCTGCTGGACCAGTCGCCGCGTATCGCGCGCCAGATGATGAACAGCCTGTCGCACCACCTGATGGGTTTCATCCGCAACGTGGAGCGTTGCTCCGTGCAGAACGCCACCCAGCGCGTGGTCGAGTACCTGTTGCAGGCGTCGGACCAGCAGCGTTCGAACGAGGTCAAGCTGGACTTGAAGAAAAGTTTGCTGGCATCGTTCCTGAACCTGGCGCCCGCCACCCTGTCGCGCGTGCTGCACCAGCTGACGGACTTGCATTTGATTAAAGTCAGCGGTTCGCTGATCCAGATCCAGCCCGATGCACTAAAAACCTACCGCCATGGTTCCGCCACGGCCATGCTGAACTAA
- a CDS encoding MerR family transcriptional regulator, with product MLLKIGELARLTGLTIRTLHHYDSIGLLSPSARTQAGYRLYQHGDMDRLHRIMALRKFGLSLADIANALAGPDLPLHSIVAQQIAMLERQIAQASTLRVRLCSLQAQLAQGKAPELAEWFTTMELMTMYDKYFTPEELQQMPMLSDAAVEQEWKELVARVRAAKDAGAGPGDDKAQALATEWMVKLVRDTGAHPGLFARLNNMHAQETALQDTTSIDADLMQFIIAAFNTSRIALYRPFLNEQEYAHLAANYGKRSGEWPALIAAVRAAIDARTPPTDPAVLQLARQWLELFRAYAGTDPATQLKFRQAHQQEPRLMEGSFVDAAMLQYLGAAMAVVAQEKQA from the coding sequence ATGTTGTTGAAAATCGGTGAACTGGCCAGGCTCACGGGCCTGACTATCCGCACCCTGCACCACTACGACAGCATCGGCCTGCTCTCGCCTTCGGCGCGCACGCAAGCTGGCTACCGCCTGTACCAGCACGGCGACATGGACCGGCTGCACCGGATCATGGCGCTGCGCAAGTTCGGGCTGTCGCTGGCCGATATCGCCAACGCACTCGCCGGCCCGGATCTTCCTTTGCATTCCATCGTGGCGCAGCAGATCGCCATGCTGGAGCGCCAGATCGCGCAAGCTTCCACCTTGCGTGTACGCCTGTGCAGCTTGCAGGCGCAACTGGCGCAGGGGAAGGCTCCGGAACTGGCCGAGTGGTTCACCACAATGGAGTTGATGACCATGTACGACAAATACTTTACCCCCGAAGAACTGCAACAAATGCCAATGCTGTCCGATGCGGCCGTGGAACAGGAATGGAAGGAACTGGTAGCGAGAGTGCGCGCCGCCAAGGATGCGGGCGCCGGCCCCGGCGATGACAAGGCGCAGGCGCTGGCCACGGAATGGATGGTCAAGCTGGTGCGCGACACAGGCGCCCACCCGGGCCTGTTCGCGCGCCTGAACAACATGCACGCGCAGGAGACGGCCCTGCAGGACACGACCAGCATCGATGCGGACTTGATGCAGTTCATCATCGCCGCCTTCAATACCTCGCGCATCGCGCTGTATCGACCTTTCCTCAACGAACAGGAATATGCGCACCTGGCCGCCAATTACGGCAAGCGTTCGGGCGAGTGGCCGGCCCTGATCGCCGCCGTGCGCGCCGCCATCGATGCACGCACGCCGCCCACGGATCCGGCCGTGCTGCAACTGGCGCGGCAGTGGCTGGAACTGTTCCGCGCGTATGCGGGCACGGATCCGGCCACGCAGCTGAAATTCCGCCAGGCGCACCAGCAGGAACCGCGTTTGATGGAAGGCAGCTTTGTCGACGCCGCCATGCTGCAATACCTGGGCGCGGCGATGGCCGTGGTGGCGCAGGAAAAGCAAGCATAA
- a CDS encoding zinc-binding alcohol dehydrogenase family protein, which yields MKSIVCDTPGSLRMEQRPVPVPGEGEVLLRIRRVGICGTDMHIFRGTQPFLSYPRVMGHELSGHIDSAPAGSRLAVGDQVYVMPYLSCGSCVACRQGKTNCCTRIEVLGVHRDGGMTEYLALPERFVFKTEGISLDDAAMIEFLAIGAHAVKRGAVDAAKRVLVVGAGPIGMAVMLFASLKGADVTVLDGRADRLQFCREALGIARTVALGEGDKEQLSEATGGEFFDVVFDATGNIAAMERGLDFVAHGGSYVLVSIVRDRLSFSDPEFHKRETTLLGSRNATVDDFEEVVAAMKAGLVPTALLNTHRTTLDEFTGVLDHWMQPEAGVIKAIVEV from the coding sequence ATGAAAAGTATCGTTTGCGATACGCCCGGCAGTTTGCGCATGGAGCAGCGCCCCGTGCCTGTGCCCGGCGAAGGCGAAGTGCTGCTGCGCATACGCCGCGTCGGCATCTGCGGCACCGACATGCATATCTTCCGCGGCACCCAGCCTTTCCTCAGCTACCCGCGCGTGATGGGCCATGAATTGTCCGGCCATATCGACAGCGCGCCAGCCGGCTCGCGCCTGGCAGTGGGCGACCAGGTCTATGTGATGCCCTACCTGTCGTGCGGCAGCTGCGTGGCCTGCCGCCAGGGCAAGACCAACTGCTGCACCCGCATCGAAGTGCTGGGCGTGCACCGCGACGGCGGCATGACCGAATACCTGGCGCTGCCCGAGCGCTTTGTCTTCAAGACGGAAGGCATCTCGCTCGACGACGCGGCCATGATCGAATTTCTCGCCATCGGCGCGCATGCCGTCAAGCGCGGCGCCGTCGATGCGGCCAAGCGCGTGCTGGTGGTGGGCGCCGGTCCGATCGGCATGGCCGTGATGCTGTTCGCATCGTTGAAAGGCGCCGACGTGACGGTGCTCGATGGCCGCGCCGACCGCCTGCAGTTCTGCCGCGAGGCGCTGGGCATCGCCCGCACGGTGGCGCTGGGTGAGGGCGACAAGGAGCAGTTGTCGGAGGCCACCGGCGGCGAATTTTTCGACGTGGTGTTTGACGCCACCGGCAATATCGCCGCCATGGAGCGGGGCCTGGATTTCGTCGCCCACGGCGGATCCTATGTGCTGGTGTCCATCGTGCGCGACCGCCTGTCCTTTTCCGACCCTGAGTTCCACAAGCGCGAAACGACCTTGCTGGGCAGCCGCAATGCCACCGTCGACGATTTCGAGGAAGTGGTGGCGGCCATGAAGGCGGGATTGGTGCCGACCGCGCTGCTCAATACCCACCGCACCACGCTCGACGAATTTACCGGCGTGCTCGATCACTGGATGCAGCCCGAGGCGGGCGTCATCAAGGCCATCGTCGAGGTCTGA
- a CDS encoding helix-turn-helix domain-containing protein → MAKRKSLKTDPCPVARALDVIGERWSLLIVRDAFDGMRRFGEFQKSLGVAKNILADRLHTLVEEGIFTIAPASDGTAYQEYVLTAKGLALFPVVVGLRQWSEAQLFEAGEAHSTLLQRGSGLPVRHMDVLAPDGRVLQAGDTVVQKVSQKAET, encoded by the coding sequence GTGGCCAAGCGCAAGAGCCTGAAAACCGACCCCTGTCCCGTGGCGCGCGCGCTCGACGTGATCGGCGAGCGCTGGTCGCTGCTGATCGTGCGCGACGCCTTTGACGGCATGCGCAGGTTTGGGGAGTTCCAGAAAAGCCTGGGCGTGGCGAAGAACATCCTGGCCGACCGCCTGCACACGCTGGTGGAAGAGGGCATCTTTACGATCGCCCCCGCCTCGGACGGCACGGCTTACCAGGAATACGTGCTGACGGCCAAGGGGCTGGCGCTGTTTCCCGTCGTGGTGGGCTTGCGCCAGTGGAGCGAAGCGCAATTGTTCGAGGCGGGCGAGGCGCATTCCACCTTGCTGCAGCGCGGTTCAGGCTTGCCTGTGCGCCACATGGATGTGCTGGCGCCAGACGGCCGCGTGTTGCAGGCGGGCGATACTGTCGTGCAGAAGGTGTCGCAGAAAGCTGAGACATGA
- a CDS encoding D-amino acid dehydrogenase: MKRVAVLGGGIAGVTTAYALAKRGVDVILIERHRYAAMETSYANGGQLSASHAEVWNHKATILNALKWMARRDAPLLLHPWPSWHKLSWFAEFLAAMPGYERNTIATARMAIAAREHLFAWAQEENIDFDHRRAGILHVYRERAGFERAAGVSRLLAQGGLQRRAVTLAEMRAIEPALAGDFYGGYYTDSDSTGDIHKFTSGLADACVRLGVACRFGLEVTALAREHGKVRVTTGQDSISFDAVVICAGTASRALAAMLGDHVNVYPVKGYSITVQLDDGASRAAAPKVSLLDDATKLVSSRLGEDRLRVAGTAEFNGVNHDIRADRIRPLLQWVEQCFPGVNTRKVIPWAGLRPMLPDMLPKLGPGKAPGVYYNTGHGHLGWTLAAATAEMVAVMVETAVASSSATNR, encoded by the coding sequence ATGAAGCGCGTGGCCGTGCTGGGCGGGGGGATTGCCGGCGTGACGACGGCGTATGCGCTGGCGAAACGGGGCGTGGACGTGATCCTGATCGAGCGCCACCGCTATGCGGCCATGGAAACGTCGTACGCGAACGGCGGGCAATTGTCGGCCTCGCACGCGGAAGTGTGGAACCACAAGGCGACAATACTGAACGCCCTGAAATGGATGGCGCGGCGCGATGCGCCGCTGCTGCTCCATCCCTGGCCCAGCTGGCACAAGCTGAGCTGGTTTGCCGAGTTTCTTGCCGCCATGCCCGGCTACGAGCGCAACACCATCGCCACCGCGCGCATGGCGATCGCCGCGCGCGAACATTTGTTTGCCTGGGCGCAAGAAGAAAATATCGACTTCGATCACCGTCGCGCCGGCATCCTGCATGTCTATCGGGAGCGTGCCGGCTTCGAACGGGCGGCCGGCGTGTCGCGCCTGCTGGCGCAGGGCGGCTTGCAGCGGCGCGCCGTCACGCTTGCCGAAATGCGCGCCATCGAACCGGCCCTGGCCGGCGACTTTTACGGCGGTTACTACACGGACAGCGATTCCACGGGCGACATCCACAAATTCACCAGCGGCCTGGCTGACGCCTGCGTCCGCCTGGGCGTGGCGTGCCGCTTTGGTCTGGAAGTCACCGCGCTGGCGCGCGAGCATGGCAAGGTGCGCGTCACAACAGGGCAGGACAGCATCTCGTTCGACGCCGTCGTCATCTGCGCGGGCACGGCCAGCCGCGCCCTGGCGGCAATGTTGGGTGACCATGTGAACGTGTATCCCGTGAAAGGCTATTCGATCACCGTGCAGCTCGATGATGGAGCCAGCCGCGCGGCGGCGCCCAAGGTCAGCCTGCTTGACGACGCGACCAAGCTGGTCAGCAGCCGGCTGGGCGAAGACAGGTTGCGGGTGGCGGGCACGGCCGAGTTCAATGGCGTCAACCACGACATCCGCGCCGACCGCATCCGTCCGCTATTGCAGTGGGTGGAGCAGTGTTTTCCGGGCGTGAATACGCGCAAGGTGATCCCGTGGGCGGGCTTGCGCCCCATGCTGCCGGACATGCTGCCGAAATTGGGGCCGGGCAAGGCGCCGGGCGTGTACTACAACACGGGCCACGGCCACCTGGGCTGGACCCTGGCGGCCGCGACGGCGGAGATGGTGGCCGTGATGGTGGAAACGGCGGTGGCTAGTTCTTCGGCAACAAATCGCTGA
- a CDS encoding UxaA family hydrolase produces the protein MSLASQPASLLLMSPEDNCLIARTALASGDIVAIDGQPVTLAQNILIGHKVARRALAVGDKVLRYGALIGSITAPVTIGEHIHTHNLASDYIPTFTLGQDGHHFLDKDDQA, from the coding sequence ATGAGCCTCGCTTCCCAGCCTGCCAGCCTGCTGCTGATGTCGCCCGAGGATAACTGCCTGATCGCCAGGACAGCCCTGGCCAGCGGCGACATCGTGGCCATCGATGGCCAGCCCGTCACCCTGGCGCAAAATATCCTGATCGGCCACAAGGTGGCGCGCCGCGCGCTGGCCGTGGGCGACAAGGTGCTGCGCTATGGCGCCCTGATCGGCAGCATCACGGCTCCCGTCACCATCGGCGAGCATATCCACACGCACAACCTGGCAAGCGATTACATCCCCACGTTTACCCTGGGCCAGGACGGCCACCATTTCCTGGACAAGGACGACCAAGCATGA
- a CDS encoding GntR family transcriptional regulator: protein MSKPATVFKRSTNLLLQFLAENVAVGEMLPTEQFLTTICQGSRTAIRSAIAYLSTRRLIGSPADRRLLRKPIPGDYFDISELQSGAERIQQVLIERVYQRDMPPGAEFSEAELAREAGASTVSVREFLIGFSRFGLIEKKPRGGWRLCAFDRSFATELADMRRMFEMAAVEQFAHLPHGDPAYAELARLIKQHEKLAARIDTRHNAFPALDREFHTFLIGLLNNRFAQGFYDIVSFVFHYHYQWDKGEEKGRNQYAVQEHLAILHALAEHDIPKALEGMRSHLDSSRRTMLSSIGTREKLSQPGV from the coding sequence ATGTCCAAACCCGCCACCGTCTTCAAGCGCAGCACCAATCTGCTGTTGCAATTTCTCGCCGAGAATGTCGCAGTGGGCGAGATGCTGCCGACGGAGCAGTTCCTGACCACCATCTGCCAGGGCAGCCGCACGGCGATCCGCAGCGCGATCGCCTACCTGTCGACGCGGCGGCTGATCGGCAGCCCGGCGGACCGGCGCTTGCTGAGGAAGCCCATACCGGGCGACTACTTCGATATCTCCGAATTGCAGTCGGGGGCCGAGCGCATCCAGCAAGTGCTGATAGAGCGCGTGTACCAGCGCGACATGCCGCCCGGCGCGGAATTCTCGGAAGCGGAGCTGGCGCGCGAGGCGGGTGCCAGTACCGTCAGCGTGCGCGAATTCCTGATCGGCTTTTCGCGCTTCGGCCTGATCGAAAAGAAACCGCGCGGCGGCTGGCGCCTGTGCGCGTTCGACCGCTCGTTCGCCACCGAACTGGCGGACATGCGGCGCATGTTCGAGATGGCGGCTGTGGAGCAGTTTGCGCACCTGCCGCACGGCGATCCCGCGTATGCGGAACTGGCGCGGCTGATCAAGCAGCACGAGAAGCTGGCGGCCAGGATAGACACGCGCCACAACGCCTTTCCGGCGCTGGACCGCGAGTTCCACACTTTCCTGATTGGCCTCTTGAACAACCGCTTCGCGCAGGGCTTCTACGATATCGTCTCGTTTGTCTTCCACTATCACTACCAGTGGGACAAGGGCGAGGAAAAGGGCCGCAACCAGTATGCGGTGCAGGAGCACCTGGCCATCCTGCACGCGCTGGCGGAGCACGACATACCGAAGGCGCTCGAGGGCATGCGCTCGCACCTCGATTCCTCGCGCCGCACCATGCTGTCCTCGATCGGCACCCGCGAAAAACTGAGCCAGCCAGGCGTCTAG
- a CDS encoding GAF domain-containing protein, with protein sequence MHAPRSQPSRKQLPASRWRQRRLAQAESGLSAAQERQLATLHEISTLLAGQHAIDALCRGFLRHVMQFAQAEGGTVRILDPQQDTVHIIVHEGISDAMVEEEHCIRNNDCLCGAAVAQGVIQIRDFRQVDALQRYRCQEEGFIAIAVFPILAREQVVGSFSLHFARPQAVHGQQQGWLETLGQSLGIAIENQRLIAREKEFAVARERSLLAEGLHDSIAQSLNFISLQVQMLDDSVRRGQLDEAAEVLPLMRMGVEQSYQDVRELLVNFRTRWHGSDLESKLSEVLAKFELQTGVVGTLDMSGNGAPLAPEQQLQILFIVQEALSNIRKHAQASNVALRVENGRDFALQVRDDGEGFAANLRDKKTELQIGLRIMQERAERLGAQFAIDSTPGGGTTISLALPAARRQAA encoded by the coding sequence ATGCATGCGCCGCGCAGTCAACCTTCCCGCAAACAACTTCCAGCGTCGCGCTGGCGCCAGCGCCGCCTGGCGCAAGCCGAATCGGGCCTGAGCGCCGCGCAGGAACGCCAGCTGGCCACCTTGCACGAGATTTCCACCTTGCTGGCGGGACAGCACGCCATCGATGCGCTGTGCCGCGGCTTCTTGCGCCACGTAATGCAGTTCGCGCAAGCCGAAGGCGGCACCGTGCGCATCCTCGATCCGCAACAAGACACTGTGCACATCATCGTGCATGAAGGCATTTCCGACGCCATGGTGGAAGAGGAACACTGCATCCGCAACAACGATTGCCTGTGCGGCGCGGCCGTGGCGCAGGGCGTGATCCAGATCCGCGATTTCCGCCAGGTCGATGCGCTGCAGCGCTACCGTTGCCAGGAAGAAGGTTTTATCGCCATCGCCGTCTTTCCCATCCTCGCGCGCGAGCAGGTGGTGGGCAGTTTTTCGCTGCACTTTGCGCGCCCGCAAGCCGTGCATGGGCAGCAGCAGGGCTGGCTGGAAACCTTGGGCCAGAGCCTGGGTATCGCCATCGAAAACCAACGCCTGATCGCGCGCGAGAAGGAATTCGCCGTGGCGCGCGAACGCAGCCTGCTGGCCGAAGGCTTGCATGACAGCATCGCGCAAAGCCTCAATTTCATCAGCCTGCAAGTGCAGATGCTCGACGATTCCGTGCGCCGGGGCCAGCTTGACGAAGCGGCCGAAGTGTTGCCGCTGATGCGCATGGGCGTCGAACAAAGCTACCAGGACGTGCGCGAATTGCTGGTCAATTTCCGTACGCGCTGGCATGGCAGCGACCTCGAAAGCAAACTGTCGGAAGTGCTGGCCAAGTTCGAGCTGCAGACGGGCGTCGTCGGCACCCTGGACATGAGCGGCAATGGTGCGCCGCTGGCGCCCGAGCAGCAGTTGCAGATCCTGTTCATCGTGCAGGAGGCGTTGTCGAATATCCGCAAGCATGCGCAGGCCAGCAACGTGGCGCTGCGCGTGGAAAACGGGCGCGATTTTGCACTGCAGGTGCGCGACGATGGCGAAGGCTTTGCCGCCAACCTGCGCGACAAGAAAACGGAATTGCAGATCGGCTTGCGTATCATGCAGGAAAGAGCCGAGCGGCTCGGTGCGCAATTTGCCATCGACAGCACGCCCGGCGGCGGCACGACGATCTCGCTGGCCTTGCCGGCAGCGCGGCGCCAGGCGGCGTAA
- a CDS encoding DJ-1/PfpI family protein, whose product MAAKKILFLTGDFAEDYETMVPFQALLMLGHTVHAVCPGKKSGQTIKTAIHDFEGDQTYTEKPGHLFTLNASFDEIDPADYDAVMIAGGRAPEYLRLNDKVIAAVRHFAEAGKPVAAVCHGAQLLAAADVIRGKRISAYPACAPEVKLAGGTYADIAVTDAVTDGQFVTAPAWPAHPAWLAQFVKLLGTEIHL is encoded by the coding sequence ATGGCAGCGAAGAAAATTCTGTTTTTGACCGGCGATTTTGCAGAAGATTATGAAACGATGGTGCCGTTCCAGGCCCTGCTGATGCTGGGCCATACCGTGCATGCCGTTTGTCCCGGCAAAAAAAGCGGCCAGACGATCAAGACGGCCATCCACGATTTCGAGGGCGACCAGACCTACACGGAAAAGCCGGGCCATTTGTTCACGCTGAACGCCAGCTTTGACGAGATCGATCCGGCCGATTATGACGCCGTGATGATCGCCGGCGGCCGCGCTCCCGAATACCTGCGCCTGAACGACAAAGTCATCGCCGCCGTGCGCCATTTCGCCGAGGCGGGCAAGCCTGTCGCGGCCGTCTGCCACGGCGCGCAATTGCTGGCTGCCGCCGACGTCATCCGCGGCAAGCGCATTTCCGCCTATCCAGCCTGTGCGCCGGAAGTGAAACTGGCGGGCGGCACGTATGCCGATATCGCCGTCACGGACGCTGTCACGGATGGCCAGTTCGTCACTGCGCCCGCCTGGCCCGCGCATCCGGCCTGGCTGGCGCAGTTCGTCAAGCTGCTGGGTACCGAGATCCATTTGTAA
- a CDS encoding MFS transporter, whose product MRDSNPPITTALPPTLVWLFATAAGLSVANVYYAQPLLATLAHEFGMTEAASGMVITATQLGCALALLLLVPLGDMLNRRRLTLFQLGLLAISLAALGCARSTAALLGGMLLVGLLGTAMTQGLIAYAASAAASHERGRVVGMAQGGVVIGLLLARTLSGVVADIADWRAVYFVSAAIACALLLLLWRKLPPPMLPGKKMAYGALLASMLDMLLHNKVLRVRGMLALLMFAVFNIFWSALVLPLTAQGYSHAAIGAFGLVGVIGALGAARAGALADGGRAQWTTGAALLLLLAAWLPLSFAGAALWPLVVGIIALDLAGQAIHVTNQSLIFKQDSDAHSRLVACYMLFYAVGSGLGAIAATSVYALAGWHGVCALGAAVSLLALLFWRLTLPTEKA is encoded by the coding sequence ATGCGCGACTCGAACCCACCCATCACGACAGCACTTCCCCCCACCCTCGTCTGGCTGTTTGCTACGGCGGCCGGCCTCAGCGTGGCCAATGTGTATTACGCCCAGCCCTTGCTGGCTACCCTGGCGCACGAATTCGGCATGACGGAGGCCGCCAGCGGCATGGTCATCACGGCCACGCAGCTCGGCTGCGCGCTGGCCCTGCTGCTGTTGGTTCCCCTGGGAGACATGCTGAACCGGCGCCGATTGACCCTGTTCCAGCTGGGCTTGCTCGCCATCTCCCTGGCGGCGCTGGGCTGCGCACGTTCCACGGCCGCCTTGCTGGGTGGCATGCTGCTGGTGGGCTTGCTGGGCACGGCCATGACGCAGGGCCTGATCGCCTATGCGGCCAGCGCGGCGGCCAGCCACGAGCGGGGCCGCGTGGTCGGCATGGCGCAGGGCGGCGTGGTGATCGGCTTGCTACTGGCGCGCACCCTGTCCGGCGTAGTGGCCGATATCGCCGACTGGCGCGCCGTGTATTTTGTTTCAGCGGCCATCGCCTGCGCCCTGCTGCTGCTGCTGTGGCGCAAGCTGCCACCACCAATGCTGCCTGGCAAGAAGATGGCATATGGCGCCCTGCTCGCCTCGATGCTGGACATGCTGCTGCACAACAAGGTGCTGCGCGTACGGGGCATGCTGGCGCTGCTGATGTTTGCCGTCTTCAATATTTTCTGGAGCGCCCTGGTGCTGCCCTTGACGGCGCAAGGCTATAGCCATGCGGCCATCGGCGCATTTGGCCTGGTCGGCGTGATCGGGGCGCTGGGCGCGGCGCGGGCCGGGGCACTGGCCGATGGGGGACGCGCGCAATGGACGACGGGCGCGGCCCTGTTGCTGCTGCTGGCCGCGTGGCTGCCACTGAGCTTTGCGGGCGCGGCCCTGTGGCCCCTGGTCGTCGGCATCATCGCGCTGGACTTGGCGGGCCAGGCCATCCACGTGACCAACCAGAGCCTGATTTTCAAGCAGGACAGTGACGCGCACAGCCGCCTGGTGGCGTGCTACATGCTGTTTTATGCGGTGGGAAGCGGACTCGGTGCGATTGCCGCCACCAGCGTGTATGCGCTGGCGGGCTGGCATGGGGTATGCGCGCTGGGCGCGGCGGTCAGCTTGCTCGCCCTGCTGTTCTGGCGGCTGACCTTGCCTACTGAAAAAGCTTAG
- a CDS encoding mannitol dehydrogenase family protein codes for MTHSNPILQFGTSRFLQAHADLFVSEAAKAGQALGHITIVQTTHSAQGAARVAAFRRGGGYPVRIRGWQDGAQVDEERRVHAVTQAWQAASDWRQVRDAAVAARVIVSNTGDTGYQLDDADHAGMLDGAAVPASFPAKLLVLLHGRFLAGAAPISIFPCELVADNGKVLRQVIVTLARQWQLSLDAIAYLETGCLWINSLVDRIVSEPIEPIGAVAEPYALWAIEAQEGMLLPCSHPQLVVTGSLREYEQRKLFLLNLGHTYLAQLWMERGSPAGMTVREAMDDGAMRAALEAVWHEEVLPVFAAMGAPHGDAALAYVAQVRERFGNPFLAHRLADIAQHHAGKIERRMAPVAALAQQLCTALAQPRLRAMLASGAQP; via the coding sequence ATGACGCATTCCAACCCCATACTTCAATTTGGCACCAGCCGCTTCCTGCAGGCGCATGCCGACCTGTTCGTCAGCGAAGCGGCCAAGGCAGGCCAGGCGCTGGGCCATATCACCATCGTGCAAACCACGCACAGCGCGCAGGGCGCGGCGCGCGTGGCGGCGTTTCGCCGCGGCGGCGGTTATCCCGTGCGCATCCGCGGCTGGCAGGACGGCGCGCAAGTCGATGAAGAGCGCCGCGTCCACGCCGTCACGCAGGCGTGGCAAGCCGCCAGCGACTGGCGGCAGGTGCGCGATGCGGCCGTGGCCGCGCGCGTGATCGTCTCGAATACGGGCGACACGGGCTACCAGCTGGATGACGCCGACCACGCCGGCATGCTCGATGGCGCGGCCGTTCCCGCCAGCTTTCCCGCCAAGCTGCTGGTGCTGCTGCACGGTCGCTTCCTGGCCGGCGCCGCGCCCATCTCGATTTTTCCGTGCGAACTGGTGGCCGATAACGGCAAGGTGCTGCGCCAGGTGATCGTGACCTTGGCGCGGCAATGGCAGCTCTCGCTCGATGCCATCGCCTATCTGGAAACGGGCTGCCTGTGGATCAATTCCCTGGTCGACCGCATCGTTTCCGAACCGATCGAACCGATAGGTGCGGTGGCCGAGCCCTATGCGCTGTGGGCCATCGAGGCGCAGGAGGGCATGCTGCTGCCGTGCAGCCACCCGCAACTGGTGGTGACGGGCAGTCTGCGCGAGTATGAACAGCGCAAGCTGTTTTTGCTCAACCTGGGCCACACCTATCTGGCGCAGCTGTGGATGGAACGCGGCAGCCCGGCCGGCATGACGGTGCGCGAGGCGATGGACGATGGCGCCATGCGCGCCGCGCTGGAAGCCGTGTGGCATGAGGAAGTGCTGCCCGTGTTTGCCGCCATGGGGGCGCCGCACGGTGACGCCGCGCTGGCGTATGTGGCGCAGGTTCGGGAACGCTTCGGCAATCCCTTCCTCGCGCACCGCCTGGCCGACATCGCCCAGCACCACGCCGGCAAAATCGAGCGTCGCATGGCGCCCGTGGCGGCGCTGGCGCAGCAGCTCTGTACCGCCCTGGCGCAGCCGCGCCTGCGCGCCATGCTGGCGTCGGGAGCGCAGCCGTGA
- a CDS encoding response regulator: protein MNAPIKILLVDDHTLLRSGVKLLLQRNPQFQVVGEASNGLDGVRLTAELQPDVVLMDLNMPGVTGVEALQLILQDLPQMVVLMLTVSENAADLGAALRAGARGYLLKNIEAEQLGQAICRAAAGESVIADAMTAKLVSQFRAGQNAPQADYDKLTPREREAMACLAQGLSNKEIARQLDVAESTVKIHVQNILKKLKLSSRVQIAVYAVERELSK, encoded by the coding sequence GTGAACGCACCAATCAAAATCCTGCTGGTCGACGACCACACCTTGCTGCGCAGCGGCGTCAAGCTGCTGCTGCAGCGCAATCCTCAATTCCAGGTGGTGGGCGAGGCATCGAACGGGCTGGACGGCGTGCGCCTGACGGCCGAACTGCAGCCCGACGTGGTGCTGATGGACTTGAACATGCCCGGCGTGACCGGCGTCGAGGCGCTGCAGCTGATCTTGCAGGACCTGCCGCAGATGGTCGTGCTGATGTTGACCGTGTCGGAAAACGCGGCCGACCTGGGCGCGGCCCTGCGCGCGGGCGCACGCGGCTACCTGCTGAAAAATATCGAGGCCGAGCAGCTGGGCCAGGCCATTTGCCGCGCCGCCGCCGGCGAATCGGTGATTGCCGACGCCATGACGGCCAAGCTCGTGTCGCAGTTCCGCGCGGGGCAGAACGCGCCCCAGGCCGACTATGACAAACTGACGCCGCGCGAACGCGAAGCCATGGCGTGTCTGGCGCAAGGACTGAGCAACAAGGAAATCGCACGCCAGCTGGACGTGGCCGAAAGCACGGTGAAAATCCACGTGCAAAACATCCTCAAAAAGCTTAAGCTCAGCAGCCGCGTGCAGATCGCCGTATATGCAGTCGAGCGTGAGTTAAGCAAATAA